From the Marinomonas sp. THO17 genome, one window contains:
- a CDS encoding FAD-dependent oxidoreductase, which yields MLTHQEQDADVIVIGAGIIGISCALRLQQAGKKVLVLDTKGVAAETSAGNAGAFAFADVIPLATPGILRKAPKWLLDPLGPLSIRPAYVLKLLPWLWRFWRASWQYKYATALAAQANLMSFSKDALERQIQSTKGEALIRREGQLQLYEGEKKFQAALASWQTRQEHGVVFELLESPDAIARIQPGIHPRFTHAAFTPEWKNVVDPKVWTEHLAQAFVALGGQVETACVDQIRLLEDGVSVLKQKSQQHTQQDPQQDLQQGKAKQLVIAAGAWSKPLAAQLGDTLPLDTERGYNTTLPAGSFKLRTHLTFSNHGFVVTKVQDKIRVGGAVELAGLTLAPNYQRAQHLLDKAKRFLPELDPIQRDSSLSQHRSAQHTPPQQWMGFRPSMPDSLPVIDYASRTQQVVYAFGHGHLGLTQSAGTAELVCELLHNQTTSIDLSPYSAKRFT from the coding sequence ATGCTAACCCATCAAGAGCAAGACGCAGACGTTATCGTCATAGGCGCGGGCATCATAGGTATCAGTTGTGCCTTGCGCTTGCAACAAGCAGGCAAAAAGGTATTGGTGTTAGACACTAAAGGCGTTGCCGCCGAAACATCAGCAGGGAATGCCGGTGCGTTTGCCTTTGCCGATGTGATTCCGTTAGCCACGCCAGGCATATTGCGCAAAGCACCGAAATGGCTACTCGATCCGCTAGGGCCGTTATCCATTCGCCCCGCTTATGTTCTCAAATTGTTACCTTGGTTATGGCGTTTTTGGCGCGCCAGCTGGCAATACAAATACGCTACCGCGCTAGCCGCACAAGCCAATCTCATGAGTTTTTCCAAAGACGCACTGGAGCGCCAGATTCAATCCACCAAAGGGGAAGCTCTCATTCGTCGAGAAGGCCAGCTGCAACTTTACGAAGGGGAAAAAAAATTTCAAGCAGCGCTAGCGAGTTGGCAAACACGCCAAGAACATGGTGTCGTATTCGAATTGCTCGAATCCCCTGACGCTATTGCTCGCATCCAACCCGGTATTCATCCTCGCTTTACTCATGCCGCTTTTACTCCAGAATGGAAAAATGTGGTGGACCCCAAAGTCTGGACCGAGCATCTAGCGCAAGCTTTTGTTGCTTTAGGAGGTCAGGTAGAAACAGCCTGTGTGGATCAAATTCGCCTGCTAGAAGATGGCGTGTCAGTTCTGAAGCAAAAATCACAGCAGCATACTCAACAAGATCCGCAACAAGATTTACAACAAGGTAAAGCCAAGCAATTGGTCATTGCGGCAGGCGCTTGGTCAAAACCCTTAGCCGCGCAATTAGGTGATACATTGCCTCTTGATACAGAAAGAGGGTACAACACGACTTTACCAGCCGGTTCATTCAAGCTGAGAACCCACCTTACTTTCAGCAATCACGGTTTTGTCGTCACCAAGGTTCAAGATAAGATTCGTGTTGGTGGCGCGGTGGAATTAGCTGGGTTAACGCTGGCACCGAATTATCAAAGAGCCCAGCATTTGTTAGATAAAGCCAAACGCTTCTTACCTGAGCTTGACCCTATTCAACGAGACAGCTCTCTATCGCAACACAGATCAGCTCAACACACACCACCACAACAATGGATGGGCTTTCGTCCGTCTATGCCAGATAGTTTGCCTGTGATCGATTATGCCAGCCGAACTCAGCAGGTAGTTTACGCCTTTGGCCATGGGCACTTAGGGCTCACCCAATCCGCAGGCACAGCGGAATTGGTTTGTGAATTGCTCCACAACCAAACCACCAGCATTGATTTGTCGCCATATTCAGCAAAACGTTTTACGTGA
- a CDS encoding Ldh family oxidoreductase — translation MSEQVTLSLTEVKSLSKSILTLHGFNDHHSDAITEIIYTNQLGDCHSHGLFRLFMCIESIRSGRVSGTAQPIIEDASPTIVRANAQEGISLLAMQAAMPRLINKAKHNGIAALAINRCFHFSALWPEVEMLSAAGLAGMAMLPSHAWVAPTGGTRGLLGTNPFAFSWPRDGQAPFTFDFATSQFARGEIELYRRAGKALPEGVAIDKDGHPTTDAEAAMEGAMLTFGGHKGSALSIMIELMAGPLIDDLTSKESMDFAEGKPEAPYHGEIIVAFDPDLFSGGQRARNQQRAERLFADVIDQGARLPSQRRQAAQQRNLARNAVDIPKNLYDDLMALKSS, via the coding sequence ATGAGCGAGCAAGTTACTCTAAGCTTAACTGAGGTCAAATCCCTAAGTAAGTCCATACTCACTCTGCATGGCTTTAATGACCATCATTCTGATGCCATTACAGAGATCATTTACACCAACCAACTTGGTGATTGCCACTCTCATGGCTTGTTTCGCTTATTCATGTGCATTGAGAGCATTCGCTCTGGTCGAGTCAGTGGTACCGCTCAGCCTATCATTGAAGACGCTAGCCCAACGATTGTAAGAGCCAATGCTCAAGAGGGCATTTCTCTTTTAGCCATGCAAGCGGCCATGCCAAGATTAATCAACAAAGCCAAACACAATGGCATCGCCGCCTTAGCGATCAATCGGTGTTTTCATTTCTCAGCCCTGTGGCCGGAAGTCGAGATGCTCTCTGCTGCCGGACTAGCAGGTATGGCTATGTTACCCAGTCACGCCTGGGTCGCACCCACTGGAGGAACGCGAGGATTACTTGGTACCAACCCTTTTGCCTTTAGCTGGCCACGAGACGGTCAAGCCCCTTTCACTTTTGACTTTGCCACCAGCCAATTCGCTCGAGGTGAAATCGAACTCTATCGACGAGCAGGTAAAGCCTTACCAGAAGGGGTTGCCATCGATAAAGACGGGCACCCCACCACGGATGCAGAAGCCGCAATGGAAGGCGCTATGTTGACCTTTGGAGGACACAAAGGATCCGCTCTTTCAATTATGATTGAACTAATGGCAGGGCCTTTAATTGATGATTTGACCAGTAAAGAGAGCATGGACTTCGCCGAAGGCAAACCAGAAGCACCGTATCATGGAGAAATCATCGTCGCCTTTGATCCTGATTTATTCAGTGGCGGCCAACGCGCTCGTAATCAACAAAGAGCAGAACGCTTGTTTGCTGATGTAATAGATCAAGGAGCACGCTTGCCGTCGCAACGCCGTCAAGCGGCACAACAAAGGAACCTTGCCAGAAATGCCGTCGATATTCCCAAAAATTTGTACGATGACCTTATGGCACTTAAGTCTTCATAA
- a CDS encoding GntR family transcriptional regulator produces the protein MVQKRAVVRQSLPDVIVADLRQRILSGELEEGTLIRQELLAEQYDVSRMPIREALKRLDAEGLLVFKNNRGATVTKHSLDEIAEIFDIRILLEIDLFARAIPNMTAAQFAACEDILKQMDASYLTGKVADWGPLNADYHNKLYEAAGRHLTEQVLQRVTLQANRYVSMHISKLNNRDHASQDHHALLECAKRGDVEAGTRLLRAHLVNTKQQVIAWIAEHRQRKEQASVS, from the coding sequence TTGGTTCAAAAAAGAGCTGTGGTACGTCAAAGTCTACCGGATGTCATAGTGGCAGATTTACGTCAGCGAATTCTCTCGGGTGAATTAGAAGAAGGAACTTTGATTCGTCAAGAGTTGCTGGCCGAACAATACGATGTCTCACGCATGCCAATCCGAGAGGCATTGAAGCGACTCGATGCGGAAGGCCTATTGGTGTTCAAAAACAATCGTGGCGCAACGGTAACCAAACACTCTTTAGACGAAATTGCAGAGATTTTTGATATTCGCATTTTGCTCGAAATAGATTTATTTGCCCGTGCCATTCCAAATATGACAGCAGCACAATTTGCCGCATGTGAAGATATACTAAAGCAAATGGACGCGTCTTACCTAACGGGCAAAGTGGCCGACTGGGGGCCATTAAATGCAGACTACCATAATAAACTTTATGAAGCTGCGGGACGTCACCTAACGGAACAAGTTTTACAACGAGTGACCTTGCAAGCCAATCGCTATGTCAGCATGCACATTAGTAAACTCAACAATCGAGATCATGCAAGTCAGGATCACCATGCTCTATTAGAGTGTGCAAAGCGTGGTGACGTTGAGGCCGGAACCCGTCTTTTGCGTGCTCATTTAGTAAATACAAAACAACAAGTTATTGCCTGGATTGCTGAGCATCGACAGCGGAAAGAACAGGCTTCTGTTTCTTGA
- a CDS encoding NAD-dependent succinate-semialdehyde dehydrogenase, whose product MNVTLSQPTLLKSHSYVGGKWIAANSGNTFAISNPANGEHIIDVADLGAEETTLAVETAENAQKAWQALTAKERATLLRRWNQLILDNQDDLAKLMTLEQGKPFAEAKGEVAYGASFIDWFADEARRLYGDVIPTFANDRRVLTIKQGIGVVAAITPWNFPIAMITRKAGPALAAGCTIVIKPSDETPLCALALAELAHQAGIPAGVLNVVVGKNAKDIGGVLTGNPIVRKLSFTGSTPVGKLLLSQCAQTVKRTSMELGGNAPFIVFDDADLDAAVEGAINSKYRNAGQTCVCANRILVQEGIYDAFAEKLAQRVASFKTGDGFAEGVNIGPLINDAAISKVEQLVEDAVTKGAKALIGGTVAQAAGAQFFAPTVLTGVTEEMDIFSNEIFGPVAPLFKFKTEEEAVAMANNTPFGLASYFYSQNLGRIWRVSEALEYGMVGINEGLISSEVAPFGGVKESGSGREGSKYGIDEYVETKYLCMGGLA is encoded by the coding sequence ATGAATGTCACACTTTCTCAGCCAACATTGTTGAAAAGCCACTCCTATGTTGGTGGTAAATGGATTGCAGCCAATTCTGGTAACACCTTTGCTATTTCCAACCCTGCCAACGGTGAACACATCATTGATGTGGCCGATCTTGGCGCAGAAGAAACCACTCTAGCCGTTGAAACGGCAGAGAATGCACAAAAAGCATGGCAAGCATTAACAGCAAAAGAGCGTGCTACTTTACTGCGTCGTTGGAATCAATTAATTCTGGACAATCAAGATGATTTGGCCAAGTTAATGACCTTAGAACAAGGCAAACCTTTTGCAGAAGCCAAAGGGGAAGTTGCTTATGGTGCTTCATTTATTGACTGGTTTGCCGATGAAGCTCGACGTTTATACGGTGATGTCATTCCCACTTTCGCTAACGATCGTCGCGTATTGACAATCAAACAAGGTATCGGCGTGGTAGCGGCCATTACACCTTGGAACTTTCCGATTGCCATGATCACTCGTAAAGCCGGCCCAGCGTTGGCTGCGGGTTGTACCATTGTCATCAAACCTTCTGACGAAACGCCTTTGTGTGCCCTTGCCTTGGCCGAGTTGGCTCATCAAGCGGGTATTCCAGCAGGCGTATTGAACGTAGTCGTCGGCAAAAATGCCAAAGACATTGGCGGTGTACTAACTGGTAACCCCATTGTTCGTAAATTAAGTTTTACTGGCTCAACGCCAGTAGGCAAGTTACTGCTGTCACAGTGTGCACAGACAGTAAAACGTACTTCTATGGAATTAGGCGGTAACGCACCTTTCATCGTATTTGACGATGCTGATCTAGATGCTGCCGTAGAAGGGGCAATCAACTCTAAATACCGTAATGCAGGTCAAACCTGTGTGTGCGCAAACCGTATTCTAGTGCAAGAAGGTATCTACGATGCTTTTGCTGAAAAACTAGCACAGCGTGTTGCCAGCTTTAAAACAGGTGACGGTTTTGCAGAAGGTGTCAACATTGGCCCTCTGATTAATGACGCGGCAATCAGTAAAGTAGAACAATTGGTTGAAGATGCTGTCACTAAAGGTGCCAAAGCACTTATTGGTGGCACCGTGGCACAAGCTGCTGGTGCGCAATTCTTTGCGCCTACGGTGCTTACTGGTGTAACCGAAGAAATGGATATTTTCTCTAACGAGATATTTGGTCCAGTTGCACCGCTGTTTAAATTTAAGACAGAAGAAGAAGCGGTTGCTATGGCAAACAATACCCCATTTGGTTTGGCATCTTACTTCTATTCCCAAAATTTGGGGCGTATCTGGCGAGTTTCTGAAGCATTGGAATACGGTATGGTCGGCATCAACGAAGGTTTGATCTCCAGTGAAGTCGCCCCTTTCGGTGGCGTAAAAGAATCTGGTAGCGGTCGTGAAGGCTCCAAATACGGTATCGATGAATACGTTGAAACTAAGTACCTATGCATGGGGGGCTTAGCCTA